In Tripterygium wilfordii isolate XIE 37 chromosome 23, ASM1340144v1, whole genome shotgun sequence, one genomic interval encodes:
- the LOC119992551 gene encoding COP9 signalosome complex subunit 5b-like — protein MDPFPSSSSSIAQKTWELENNIETVDTPPCGTATTNSTVDPSADAIFYYDEAAQGKFQLEKPWANDPHYFKRVKISALALLKMVVHARSGGTIEVMGLMQGKTDGDAIIVMDAFALPVEGTETRVNAQADAYEYMVDYSQTNKQAGRLENVVGWYHSHPGYGCWLSGIDVSTQMLNQQFQEPFLAVVIDPTRTVSAGKVEIGAFRTYPEGYKPPDDPVSEYQTIPLNKIEDFGVHCKQYYALDITYFKSSLDCHLLDLLWNKYWVNTLSSSPLLGNGDYVAGQISDLAEKLEQAENQLAHSRFGPLIAPPQKKKEEESQLAKITRDSAKITVEQVHGLMSQVIKEILFNSVHQSNKSRTEPSGPEPMIEA, from the exons ATGGATCCCTtcccttcctcctcctcctcgatCGCCCAGAAAACATGGGAGCTTGAGAACAACATAGAGACAGTTGACACTCCGCCGTGTGGAACAGCTACTACCAACTCCACCGTGGACCCGTCGGCGGACGCTATCTTCTACTACGATGAGGCCGCGCAGGGCAAGTTCCAGCTGGAGAAGCCCTGGGCCAACGATCCCCACTACTTCAAGCGAGTCAAGATCTCAGCACTTGCCCTTCTAAAGATGGTGGTCCATGCGCGCTCCGGCGGCACCATCGAGGTCATGGGTCTCATGCAAGGGAAGACTGACGGTGACGCCATCATCGTTATGGATGCCTTTGCTCTGCCTGTTGAAGGTACCGAGACGAGGGTTAATGCCCAGGCCGATGCGTACGAGTATATGGTCGATTATTCACAGACGAATAAGCAG GCAGGACGGTTGGAGAATGTTGTTGGGTGGTACCATTCTCATCCTGGTTATGGATGTTGGCTTTCGGGCATTGATGTTTCAACCCAAATGCTCAATCAGCAATTTCAGGAGCCCTTCTTGGCTGTTGTTATTGACCCAACCAGGACAGTTTCTGCCGGGAAAGTCGAGATTGGTGCATTTAGGACATACCCAGAAGGATACAAGCCTCCCGATGATCCCGTGTCGGAGTATCAAACCATCCCTCTAAACAAGATTGAAGACTTTGGCGTGCACTGTAAACAG TATTATGCATTGGACATCACTTACTTCAAGTCCTCGCTTGATTGCCACCTCTTAGATCTGCTATGGAACAAGTATTGGGTGAATACTCTTTCATCTTCACCACTTTTAGGGAATGGAGATTATGTCGCTGGACAGATATCAGATTTAG CTGAAAAGCTGGAACAAGCAGAAAATCAATTAGCTCACTCTCGTTTTGGTCCACTTATAGCACCTcctcaaaagaagaaagag GAGGAATCTCAACTTGCCAAGATTACTCGTGATAGTGCAAAGATAACTGTTGAGCAGGTCCATGGACTGATGTCGCAG gTTATCAAGGAAATCCTCTTCAACTCTGTGCACCAATCCAACAAGTCTCGCACAGAACCATCTGGCCCTGAACCAATGATTGAAGCCTAG